In one Trichlorobacter lovleyi SZ genomic region, the following are encoded:
- a CDS encoding FKBP-type peptidyl-prolyl cis-trans isomerase: MRNLIKMCSVVALAIFCAMPVHAAETKVNKMTTTDSGLRYVDVVVGKGASPTRGRQVKVHYTGTLENGTRFDSSVDRRQPFSFIIGIGQVIKGWDEGVMGMKVGGKRKLVIPANLGYGARGAGGVIPPNATLLFDVELLDVQK; encoded by the coding sequence ATGCGTAACCTGATCAAAATGTGCAGTGTCGTGGCACTTGCAATTTTCTGTGCAATGCCGGTGCATGCTGCGGAAACAAAGGTGAACAAGATGACAACGACCGATTCAGGACTCAGGTATGTTGATGTTGTGGTGGGTAAAGGGGCCTCACCGACCAGGGGCAGGCAGGTTAAGGTACACTACACCGGTACGCTGGAGAACGGCACCAGGTTTGACAGCTCGGTGGACCGCAGGCAGCCGTTCAGCTTCATCATCGGCATCGGGCAGGTCATCAAGGGCTGGGATGAAGGGGTGATGGGCATGAAGGTTGGCGGCAAGCGGAAACTGGTTATCCCTGCCAATCTGGGCTATGGCGCCCGAGGTGCAGGTGGCGTGATACCGCCCAATGCCACCCTGTTGTTTGATGTTGAACTGCTGGATGTGCAGAAGTAG